AAAAAGTTATGAGGAAGATGGGTTGTAATGAGAATTGGATCAATTTAGTGATTAAGTGCATTTCCTCGGTGTCTTACTTAGTCATTATTAATGGCACAGCATATGGGAGCATTATACCTACCAGGGGGGCGATTTGCTTTCTCTGTATTTATTCCTTTTGTGTGCAGAGGGTTTCTCTGCCCTTATTCATGATGCGGCAAGGAACAATTAGCTGAATGGCATTTCCATCTGTAGGGGGGCTCCAAAAATCACTCACCTTTTCTTTGTAGATGACAGCCTCCTTTTCTGTAGGGTTGATGGTAATGAGTGCAACAAGCTGAAAGAAATTCTTAGTATGTATGAGCTTGCTTCGGGGCAAAAGATTAACATCGACAAATCCTCTATCTTTTTCAGCCCAAATACCTCCCAAGAGCTCAAAGATGAGATTATAAACATTCTTGGGTCAATGCAAGACTCAGATCATACAAAGTACCTTGGCCTCCCCTCTATCATTGGTAGATCCAAGAAGCTTGTCTTTGCGGAGATTAAGGAGAAGGTAGGTATGAAGCTAGCTGGCTGGAAGGGTAAATTGCTCTCAATGGGGGGAAAGGAAGTTCTTATCAAAGTAGTGGCCCAAGCCATTCTCACTTACACAATGAGCTACTTCCAACTTCCAAGAGCCTCTGTGAAGATCTTGAAAAATTGATGAGGAGTTTTTGGTGGGGGTAGAAACATCAGGAGACCAAAATGGCCTAGATTGGTTGGAACAAAATGTGCAAGCCTAAGTCACAAGGGGGAATGGGTTGTAGAAACTTGTAAGCCTTTAATCTTGCCTTACTTGCAAAACAAGCCTGGAGAATCCTTACAAATCCGAGCTCCCTGGTTGCTCGTATCCTTAAGGCGAAATATTTCCCCTTCTGTGATATTCTCCATGCAAACCTAGGTAGTAGCCCCTTCTACACTTGGCAGAGTATTTTTAATAGCCTGGAGGTTTTACGAAGTGGAACAAGATGGAGAGTGGGAAATGGACTTCTAATCCACATTTGGAATGACAAATGGCTCCTAAACCCCTTAACTTACAAAGTCATCTCCCCTCCCCGCCCTTTTGAGGACTATCCAATGGCCTCCTCCCTCATCAATCCGGTGACTAGATGGTGGAAAACAGAGGTTTTTTGTGCTCTCTTCCTCCCTTTTGAGGCTGATATGATCTTAAAAATTCCCCTAAGTTACAATCTGCCTGAGGATAAGCTCATTTGGATGGGGAATAAGAAGGGTGATTTCATAGTTAAAAGTGCCTACTTTGTTGCAATCAAACTCCTTAACACAAGGGATAAAGGGGAATGCTCCTCTGGAGATCCAAATGCTCGGATTTGGAGGAAAATTTGGTCTCTTaagctcccaaaaaaaaataagattttctcTTGGTGCGCTTGTGTGAATGGCCTGCCCGTGCTCACAAATGTGGCTGCAAAAGGTATACAAACCTCCTGTATTTGCCCAATTTGTGATGAGGAGCCTGAAAGCCTTATTCATGCTTTAATCTCTTGTGATTCTTCCCTCTGGGTGTGGTCCCTTTGGCAGGACTGCCCCATTGAGTTGCTGCTGAATGCAGAAGATTTCAATGATTTAGTGCTCCAAATTTGCTCTTCCCCGACTGCCTTGcatcttgaatttttctttgccATTTCCTGGTCGGTTTGGTACAATAGAAACAAGCTTATCCATGATGAGAATGGTCCACCGCCTTTACAAATTTTGGAAATGGCTAAGAACTTGGTTGAGGACTTCAAGGAGGCCTCCTCGTGGGATTTTCCTCCTCGGCTGTCTCCTCAAATTGGCTGGGCTGCTCCCCCGTTGGGCTATTTCAAGGTAAATGTAGATGGTGCCTCTTCCATTGATGGTAGTGGAATTTTAGGTGTTGGGGTAATCATTCGGGATGAGATGGGTGGGGTAGTCGCTACTCTATGTAAGGCTCTGCCATTGCATTACCCCATCGAGTGGATTGAGCTTTTTGCTTTGGAGCATGGTGTACTCTTGGCTTAGGAGATGAATATTTCAAAGGTGATTTTTGAATCTGATGCTTCCTTAGTCATTTCAGTAGTTTCTCAAGCTTGCAATGGTGGCATTATGGGCCATCTGGTACAAAGCATTCAGTTTGCGAGGTCTTATTTCTCTTGTTGTTCGTTCCATCATGTGAAAAAGGATTACAACAGGGCTACTCATGAGCTAGCCCAATTTGCTAATCAAGCTTCCAATCTTTGGAAGGGTGTTATACCACCCTTCTTAGTTCACTTAATTCAATCTGGCCTAGGATAATGTTGTTAGCTTTGGCCTTTGTTGTACTCCTTTTCTTGTGTTAATGAAATATAagtttctcttcaaaaaaaaaaaaaaaaaaagcattgagCCACAATACCATTTTAACAAGAGAACCGTATGGTAAAAAGCTATAagttgttaattatttttttctctccttgtctctcctcttctccttcAGATCAGATTTCTTTCTCCTCTTCCTTTATCTATTGtattctctcctctctcttatGGCCGGCCTCTCTAGCAAAAACACCGTCGCTCTCATAGCTCCAAAAACCCATGGCTGGTCCTTCAAAACGCTGCTACCACTTACCAAAGCTCCAAAATCCCTATTGCTAGTCATTTTCTCTAGTTTTCTCGACTAGTTCTCTCTTGATCTGggataatttttcaaataaggTTGATGGGTTTTGGGTTGTGGTTGTTGTACGGTTGtagttattgtttttatcaTTGGTTTTTGTGGGTATTTGGTTATATTTGGTTGGGTTTGTTTTGAGTATGTTTTGGGTTATGGAGGATGTGGTGGTTATAGCTGTTTGTGGAGGTGGTTGGTTGAATTTGGTCGatggttggtggtggtgggtttgtaatagtggtgggttgtggtggtggtggtgagttTTGATCTGGTGGGGTAGGCTGTGGGTGGTGGTTGGCTGCAACATGTGGTATTGTGGCTTTTGtgcttgtttttttattttttatttttaatttaattgtagGAGTATTTTTAAggttattttaatgtattgtatgtattattttaatgtgttgtatgaaaaaaataaaacatttgatgTATAGTGGAACGTTGAATGCTAtgttataatagaaaaaaaagtaggttttgGAGTTGTAAAATGGCATTTCGTATAGCACAGGTAATGCTAGTGGTCTCATTTTTCATAGTTTGCCAACACTAAACACCATAGACTTAAAAATATCACCTTTTGAGATATGTGACAAAAcctaattacaaaataaaatctagatTACAATAATAACTCAAGATTACAATTAAAGTGAACTAGTCTaataaacaacaatcaatcCAGAGAAATCACAACATGAAATTGTAACGACTACCTCTGTCAGCTTAATATATATCTTTCCTAAAAGCACTTAACATGTTATGCCCACCATATGGAATGCAAAGAcaaatgataataaattaaaactcaacaAACATAATTCACAATGTACAAATAAGCAATTCAACTCAAGAATGTGAAACAAAATAATTCCAGTTCAAACATATTATAATTAATGTTCAATATATCTGAGAAATGAGTACAAAACCCAATGTACATGCATAAAAGTAAACACTAATTAGGAGTGTTCATGGACCACCTAGACCTGACAGAACCGGTTGACATGCCATCAACCAACCCAAACTTCAACTAATCCAATGAGCATGGCGTTCAACATTGATTCTATAATTTCTAGATCTAATGAAGTTAGTTCAAGTGACAGGTGAATGAGTTCGAAACCTAATGAACCTGAGCCGTCTGATCTTCCAACCTTTTCTGGTGAGTTTTCCATCacctatttttgattttgggtgaAATTTGgtaagatctctctctctctcctaataTAAGGAGATCTTGACATATTCGACAAGATCTCGGCCAGATCTCTACGCATCTGGCCATTTCTCAGCTAGATCTAATCTTGATAGATCCAACCGGATTTGGCAAAAATTACTCCCTTGCCACAAACCCGACTCCAACCGACACTTGATGTGGCTCAGCCCGATCCATCCGATCTGACGTCCTTTCACGATTGTAGGCAAGTTTTGGTATCCTCCACCCGAAGTGGTTAGGTTAACTCTGAGTTGGGCACAAACTCGACTTAGACTGAgccgtggacacccctaatgCTAATACATAGCAAATATGTTCAATGAATTCTATATAGTCTATTCTACTCTCCCTTTGAGTTAGATACAATCAATATTAGCTCTTccccaaacaaaattttctcaatcTCCCTACACTAACCACTCCCTTTTTGTCAATGGACAAAGGTTGAGTCACATGTTAGTAGCATTGGAAGGTGGAAATCAGCTCTCTAACCTAGATACACGAAGTCTGAGATTTGCAAGCTCATCCAAAATCAAAGACTGTTTCTAGCCCATCTCCCCATGTGTGTCCAACAGATCTTGAAGACATACTATGACATCAATCAAAGTCGGTGCTTGAACCGTAGGGGATACATCATCACCTGTAGCTTCATATGCAGCGTCCTCTTCAGCTAGTAGCTTATCTTCCTCCCTAAAGCTCGTGTCAATCCATGTAAGGAGCAATGGTAAACCAAAGATGGAGTAGGATGGAAGTGATGAAGACAGAATGAAAGAGATATAACCTCTTATCAACGGAATAGTAGAGGGTAATGATCAATTAGCAAGTGAGAGAAGGAAGATCACTTAACACATCCGCAAGAAGAGCATATGAAAAAATAAGCTCGACTTGTGGTGATGTTGTTCACATGTGAGCGGGGCTAGCTAGAGATTatgacaaaaaattgaaaatcctatTAACTAAACAAACTTCGATAGTGAAGTCGGAAGTCCTAACATTAGGACCATGAGTAGTGCACACTCTCTAAAGCTGTGCATTGTGGATTATGTTGAACTTTTatgataatatatctatttgtTTTGTCCCAAATAAGCAAAAAGATGGAACAAATTATCAACGGAATGCATTTAAGTAATGGagaggaatggaaaagaaaagaaaagaaaggaatggattcaagtaatcttgtttggatgttttaaaataaattaatgaaaatgaattgaatataattaatattgtttgggagtaacatgaaaggaattgaataaaattattttataacaacaTTATTGTTATACTCCTATTTCAAAATAAAGGGATGAgcatataggggtattttggaagttTAGGTAACAAATTCATTCATTCTCTCTAATTCTATCTAATTTtggagggaatgaaaatttgagtttttaagacaaaattaaaagaatgaGTGTTTCTTCCTACCTATTTCGTATTCTCTCACTCAAACtcccaattattattatttttaaataggtcaatatattttttgttaatttagaatttatcTATACGAGGAAGACTATTACCTTTTGTAAGAGTCTCCCCTTTTTTGCTCAAATAAGTTAGggaatgattaaaaaaaaaaggtaaaatgcaaaatttacgCTTTAAATTTCATCATAATTCATTACATttctctaactttacttttagTCAGTCCCATAAGTTTCAAAAGTGTTCAATCAAATCCTTTTGTTTAATTTCACCATCTACATCATtagtttcatatttttcttttgttaatttctctatttaaaaaatccataagaattataaaatttacttttttgaagaaacaaaaattttaaaaatagaaatcatAATCTCTATTCTCTCAgagactctctctctttttctaggCTGGACACAAGTTGCCCCTTTCAAGCTTCGTTCATGGCTGACCACCAAGGTCAGCTGCTAGTTCTCCGCTCCTCACCGATCACCATCGTTACTTAGCAGTGGTCCTCTTTCTCTTGGCTCTGTTTAACTGGGCTAAACTCCAtctctttgaattttcttgtcAAACCCTTCTCGGAGTTCCAACCCACAATTGGGCTGTTGtgtttggtctttttttttttggttggtttcaaagtttttatttttggctttggTGAACAATCTAGTTGAGCTCTCTCTTCAATATGATCTAGGTCTCTttggattctctctctctttgatctgATCTGGGTCTCCTTGgattccctttctctctctatgaTCTAATTTGGGTTTGCAAGTTTGGTTTTTAGTCAAATCTGTTCTAATTTTGATTTGGTATGTAAAAATCAAATTACcccaaaatagaaaaacctAGAAACATTGTCTATATGTAGCGAATTTGTAAATTGTATATAGCAGTGATGGTTGATGTCAGATCCTTTTATTCATGTTTGCTATTGTGGGTGCACAACCCTGCACTTGTAGTTTGTATGacccactttttcttttctttggaaGTCCCCACATGATTTAGGTGCAGAAACCAAAATAGAGGTCTACTTACCAAAATCTAGATTCAGAGTTAAGGTACGGggataggaaggtgttaggcacccaaccccaTTTAGCCCATGGGCTAGTCTCTACTGATATTGCTAGGCCACATCTAATTAAGGACATTATTAACTAAGCCAAAATTCTAATCATGCACttatcaaatcaattaaaacACACAAGGAAATATCATATAATATCACAATGAAAAAGGAAACaagtcaaataaaatattatcaagGAATTTCAATTAAATACCAATCAAATCAGACAAAATCAAATCCTGTCAAATATATTATCACGAAAAGTCAAGTAGAAAATCATAGCAAATATTAATTAGTATTTATCACCATAACCCTAGAAGTTCATAGTCAaacaaaataaccaaatatgaaaaatttctaagtaatcaaatcaaacaattaaaacaatGATTCGGCATTTTCTAGGTCAAGCAGCATACACATGGAGGAGGTTGCATACGCACTTTCAACCATACGTGCACATAttgacacaaacacaaatccagaacCTTTTCACATTCAATCACGCTTACACATCTTTCAATATATCAATTCAGCCCTTTATTAAGAACATAACAAAACACAACCTGAAGAAAATCAAAACCTATTCCTAAATATGCATAAAATCTAGATCtatcaataacaataaaaaacaaacaaagcatattCATTTATTCATATGACTATTAACATGTTCATTTATTCAAAACACACATAGCACAACATATCAAAACTGAAcgtttttagacctcttaaaatataattgaattaacctagttaattagccaagtgattatttagtccaaattttagatctaggttaacacaatcatataatcatatcaatgtaaagtgcagaatataaagaacacaaagatatgatgactcaggaaaccaaattggtaaaaacctgggaaggatttaacctaactatcctcaaggtaaacctgaatccactatgaaagaatcgaagttttacaatagcgacttagaccactaacatcctattgctacccaccagtagaaacttactgacatgaacACGTGCAAACTCctagaccacggactccttctttcttggattttccagcaagtacaagcactcccgcttgtatatctttaagcttttattgcagcaactgaaacggtcatcaagctctcaatgaaatcttcttcttgataatcctaagcatgtgtgaaggcaatcgcctctcagatctcacagaagattcacacacacagcaggCATGGCaaactaaaacgtggctagggttttcccttttatacttagggcaaaacataaaaccctacacatcatatgggcttagggctaagttggaaaaatctgcagaaaaacgtTTTGCCCGAATTTCGATTGGTCGAGTCTAAatctcgatcgattgagccagaCAGAATCATACTATAACTTCTGTAGCAACTCGAtttcaactttacataaaacgcatacactttgagcaagtctaaacaagactataaaacctgttttgattatggtttaccaataatacaaattagagttttaatacattagttcctaagtacttagaacctaacaaaaaccaactaaaccaaaattttattctacACATGCGTAAGAACTGAAATCTACATAAAAACAACAAACCGAAAAGCAAAGTGTGtttatattcatatatttatcAACCTATTCATACTTGGAACATAATTAAATACAAAGGATTAAGACTAAATAGATCAAAAACAAATCCTAAGCATGCATAAAATACAACAAGAAgaacaaaaatcataaaaatccaaattaaggAAGAGTCATGGAGAGGGACTCACATTGCTTATCAATCACAAGTTTTGAATCATTTAACTGGCCCCTTAGTGCCTACGTAACAAAATCATTCAAAGGGATTAAAGGACTCAATAGCTCTTTGTTAGTCACAACTCAAAAATAACAAAGGATTCTTGAAAGGCTTTGAAAAAGGCTTTTAATGAAGATTAAAAGTTGTTTATACCTGAGTGAGCACTAGAGAGTGATTTTAAGAAACATGCATAGTGCTAGGGTgtgcaaaaattaaaagaaagagagggttTCAGAAGATCTTCTTTTGGAAAGTATCACTCTATAGAGTGTTAGTGATAAAGTATCTCTCTGTCTCCTTTTGGAATGGAGGCATAAAGGTGTATTTATAGgtttaaattagggtttttcgGAGTCTTTTGTAGGGTTCTATAGGTTCCGCTACACATGTACATTTGTTCTTAGTAATATTAACCATCTTCTTGGTTTTAACTTTGTGcctattttagttattttattttattttattacattattttatttttcttttaaaaaaattgtgcctATTCTCCCTGCCTccaaaaaggaacaaaagaaagCACCCTATctcccaacaaaaaaagaaaggagtgatttaatttaaaaaaataaaaatgaaagagaagaaaaatacaatgaagttttttgttttttgaggataaaaaatacaatgaagTTTAATTCAACTTGGTAGGATATATATGATACTATAAAACTTTATAATTCTTTGGTGATGCTTAGTTTCATTGGATATGGTTAATTGGttgcaaaaacaacaaaaggaatTTAGACTTTTTATCGCACAAGTTCCACTGAAAGAAATAAATCGATCtggattttctaattttaaatataacGATTCTAATATTGCCTTtaaattttttccccttctaCTTTGTGTTTTAATGATTTCGTTGAAGTTAgttgtttttttggttgtgcGTATATATGAACATGGATTGAGATGATCTAGTGCAATTGCAAAAAAGCAATTGTATAGTGCAATTCACCCCAATCCTCTCgcgaattttttttacttttactcatttttttatatttaatggttaaaatttaaaattactttttgtaACTTTAAATCTTAGCAATCCATATTTATTGCATCTGGTTGCGTCTGATCTCAATCCatatgaaattatgaatatGGAGAGGTAGCTGAAAACGCAAGTTGGCAGATGTACTTTTACTGATACACAAAGTCCACAATATCCCTCAACGTCCCTTcaattgaattatttaaaattttctaatttttactTAGATGTAACTAGGGGTGTTCATGGTGCGGTACGGTGTAGTTTTGGACCATTTTTAGCACTGCATTTTACGATGTAGTTTAGTTAAAACCATAACTGCACTGCACCttatttttgcggtcacataTGTGATGCGGTGTGGTGCGGTGCGGTTTAAAGTTTAGCCAAAACTATAACTGTACCACATCTCATTTTTACGGTCACATATGCGGTGCAGTATATAAGATGCGGTTTGAATAATATGAAgttggtatatttttcaaattttgagttttttctacccagcccaaaactaatttttccctttgttttggtccaagttttaaattattgagctagtttttctttattttggattaGCTTTCCTAATCGGCACTTGCTAGGattatgaaactttttttttttttgaaaactaaggttattaaattattaataatatatttgatattaaaaataattaaatatattaatatataaagaggGTGTGGTGTGGTGCTGTTTgtgcggttttcttattataaaaccgccAACCGCATTGCACCATGCGGTGTGGTGCGGTGCGTGCAATATTACTTGCGGTGTGGTGCGGTTATGCCATTTTACGAGTGGTTTTGATGCGGTTTTTGCAGTTTGTGCGATTTGGTGAACACCACTAGATGTaagatatattatttaaaatccaaataattaACACGTGTCATACATCCGGGGATTTTGAGAATATTCTAGGGGATCATCTTTACTAGCAAAGTATGAAATTACTTGAATA
This genomic stretch from Quercus lobata isolate SW786 chromosome 3, ValleyOak3.0 Primary Assembly, whole genome shotgun sequence harbors:
- the LOC115979768 gene encoding uncharacterized protein LOC115979768, with protein sequence MASSLINPVTRWWKTEVFCALFLPFEADMILKIPLSYNLPEDKLIWMGNKKGDFIVKSAYFVAIKLLNTRDKGECSSGDPNARIWRKIWSLKLPKKNKIFSWCACVNGLPVLTNVAAKGIQTSCICPICDEEPESLIHALISCDSSLWVWSLWQDCPIELLLNAEDFNDLVLQICSSPTALHLEFFFAISWSVWYNRNKLIHDENGPPPLQILEMAKNLVEDFKEASSWDFPPRLSPQIGWAAPPLGYFKVNVDGASSIDGSGILGVGVIIRDEMGGVVATLCKALPLHYPIEWIELFALEHGVLLA